Proteins encoded together in one Paenibacillus sp. J23TS9 window:
- a CDS encoding ABC transporter ATP-binding protein: MGRTGSGKSSLSRVLLRLYNINSGVIRVGGTDIQELKLEALYRRVGMVTQDVQLFDGSLRDNLTLFDSSISDDYILETTGGLGLKQWIDSLPEGLDTHLKAGGASLSAGEAQLFALTRVFLTQPSLVILDEPSSRLDAATEAMLQSAVDQLMMKCTGIVIAHRLSTLEQVDHIMVLGDGKILEFGEREALAKDPSSHYAQLLITGREEDLA; this comes from the coding sequence ATCGGGCGTACCGGCAGCGGTAAATCCAGCCTCAGCCGTGTCCTGCTGCGGTTATACAACATTAACAGCGGCGTCATCCGAGTCGGAGGCACAGACATTCAGGAGCTGAAGCTTGAGGCATTATATCGCCGGGTAGGCATGGTAACGCAGGATGTACAGCTGTTTGACGGCTCTCTCCGCGATAATCTGACGCTGTTTGACAGCAGTATTTCGGATGATTATATCCTGGAAACGACGGGCGGACTCGGACTGAAGCAGTGGATTGATTCGCTGCCTGAAGGCCTGGATACGCATCTAAAGGCAGGCGGTGCCTCCCTTTCTGCCGGCGAGGCCCAGCTCTTCGCCCTGACACGGGTATTCCTGACCCAGCCGAGTCTGGTCATTCTGGATGAGCCTTCATCGCGCCTCGATGCTGCTACCGAGGCCATGCTGCAATCCGCCGTGGATCAGCTCATGATGAAATGTACGGGCATTGTAATCGCACACCGCCTCTCTACGCTGGAGCAGGTGGATCACATTATGGTGCTTGGAGACGGAAAGATACTCGAATTTGGCGAGAGGGAGGCATTGGCTAAAGATCCTTCCTCCCATTACGCTCAGCTCCTGATTACAGGCAGAGAGGAGGATTTGGCATGA
- a CDS encoding ABC transporter ATP-binding protein, whose product MTVSRFIQRLFAHNIPLFIVNGLLWGMFHSIPLLLGLGMQWFFDRATSQSHNYLWLAVPLIFIALVRISRVGVFFWAFFKWVTYIYDIQAILRTNMLKGIMRWPGRNLPASPGEAVSRFREDVDEVVEYVESWVDFWGRFAFAVISLVIMARINWQITLVAILPLLAVTLLNNLSGNRARRYGQQNREATGRITSFIAESFGAVQALKLGQAEEHVHQRFTQLNESRRQAALKDNLFKQWMRSLNQHVLSICTGIILLMCASAMEAGRFTVGDFALFTSYLSNIAFSISLFGYMVFQHKRLKVSLDRMSILFRPGEQDRIMEFSETHLYGEPPEPPVIQKDPKERLQTLEINGLSYSYPNSENGISDVSFSMERGKFVVITGRIGSGKSTLVRAMLGLLPTSGGSVHWNGKEVDPAAFLIPPRAAYTPQVPRLFSDSLRENIIQGSPPSEDKLARAIHLAVMEKDIEDLEKGLDTFVGPRGVMLSGGQIQRAATARMMMTESDLFIFDDLSSALDVETEKQLWERLFEERDVTCIAVSHRRAALAQADHIIVMKDGRIESEGTLSDLLASSTEMQLLWQGEASAVEEADDSLITAN is encoded by the coding sequence ATGACCGTATCCCGATTTATACAACGCCTGTTTGCTCATAACATACCTCTGTTCATCGTAAACGGCCTGCTATGGGGGATGTTTCACTCCATACCGCTGCTCCTCGGACTCGGTATGCAATGGTTTTTTGACAGGGCGACAAGCCAATCGCATAACTATTTGTGGCTTGCTGTCCCGCTGATCTTTATCGCACTCGTGAGGATATCAAGGGTAGGTGTCTTTTTCTGGGCTTTCTTTAAATGGGTGACTTACATTTACGATATTCAGGCGATACTTCGCACCAATATGCTCAAGGGCATTATGCGCTGGCCCGGCCGGAACCTTCCTGCCTCCCCGGGCGAGGCGGTGAGCCGGTTCCGGGAGGATGTGGATGAGGTTGTCGAATACGTGGAATCCTGGGTTGACTTCTGGGGCCGATTCGCGTTTGCGGTCATTTCCCTTGTCATTATGGCCCGAATCAATTGGCAGATTACCCTGGTCGCTATTCTCCCGCTGCTTGCGGTTACCCTGCTGAATAATCTTTCAGGCAACCGTGCCAGGCGTTATGGCCAGCAAAATCGTGAAGCTACGGGGCGCATCACCAGCTTCATTGCCGAATCCTTCGGCGCGGTGCAGGCCCTCAAACTCGGCCAGGCCGAGGAGCATGTCCATCAGCGGTTTACCCAGCTGAACGAATCCCGCCGCCAGGCAGCGCTTAAGGATAATCTCTTCAAGCAATGGATGCGCTCGCTCAATCAGCATGTGTTAAGCATTTGTACAGGTATTATCCTGCTGATGTGCGCCTCCGCAATGGAAGCGGGACGATTTACCGTAGGTGATTTTGCACTCTTTACTTCGTATCTGTCGAATATTGCCTTCAGTATTTCACTGTTCGGATATATGGTATTCCAGCATAAACGCTTAAAGGTGTCCCTGGACCGGATGAGTATACTCTTCCGTCCCGGCGAACAGGACCGGATCATGGAATTCAGTGAAACCCATCTTTACGGAGAACCGCCTGAGCCGCCCGTCATTCAAAAGGATCCGAAAGAGCGGCTGCAAACGCTGGAGATCAATGGGCTCTCCTATTCCTACCCGAACTCCGAGAACGGCATTTCTGATGTGAGCTTCTCGATGGAACGCGGGAAATTCGTAGTGATTACTGGCCGGATCGGCTCCGGTAAATCTACGCTGGTACGCGCAATGCTCGGACTGCTGCCCACATCGGGCGGTTCCGTGCACTGGAACGGCAAAGAAGTTGATCCAGCTGCATTTCTCATACCGCCAAGGGCTGCTTATACGCCTCAAGTCCCGCGGCTGTTCAGTGATTCACTTCGGGAAAATATCATTCAAGGGAGCCCGCCAAGTGAGGATAAGCTTGCGCGTGCCATCCATTTGGCCGTTATGGAAAAGGATATTGAAGATCTGGAGAAAGGTCTGGATACCTTTGTTGGTCCAAGAGGAGTCATGCTGTCGGGTGGTCAGATCCAGCGCGCCGCTACAGCGCGGATGATGATGACGGAGTCGGATCTGTTCATCTTCGACGATCTGTCGAGCGCACTGGACGTCGAGACGGAGAAACAGCTCTGGGAACGTCTCTTTGAAGAGAGGGATGTCACTTGTATTGCCGTATCCCACCGTAGGGCAGCTCTTGCGCAGGCCGATCATATCATCGTCATGAAAGATGGCCGTATCGAATCAGAGGGTACATTATCCGACCTGCTGGCAAGCAGCACCGAAATGCAGCTGCTGTGGCAGGGTGAGGCTTCAGCGGTCGAAGAAGCGGATGATAGCCTGATTACGGCTAATTAA
- a CDS encoding ABC transporter ATP-binding protein — translation MESQVLLDLKDVNKVFGQNHVLKNINLQIERGKFITFLGPSGCGKTTLLRSIAGFYTVDQGEVWIDGKVVNDLPPYKRGTPMVFQEYALFPHMTVFDNVAYGLDIKKRPEAEVQQRVKAALAQVKLTGLEERYPHEMSGGQQQRVAMARALVMNSPIILLDEPLSNLDAKLREEVRVELRGIQQELGLTVIYVTHDQLEALSMSDYIVVFNKGKIDQYGTPHEIYYKPRTRYVADFIGTTNFIDGVVERQEGNMATVAYGKGRKATIPTDGLWSTGEKVILSVRPESLRMSPPEAYDFYMKGKVQSSMFLGEKERYFILDDEGKEWIVDAYDIGHISYEGEVTFAATADKIHMMKAEDN, via the coding sequence ATGGAGTCACAAGTATTGCTTGATTTAAAAGACGTGAATAAAGTGTTTGGGCAGAATCATGTTCTTAAAAATATCAACCTGCAAATCGAGCGGGGGAAATTCATCACATTCCTGGGACCTAGCGGCTGCGGCAAAACAACGCTATTGCGCTCCATTGCAGGTTTTTATACGGTGGATCAGGGTGAGGTGTGGATTGACGGCAAGGTCGTGAACGATCTGCCTCCCTACAAGAGAGGAACACCAATGGTATTCCAGGAGTATGCTCTCTTTCCGCATATGACCGTTTTTGATAATGTGGCTTATGGACTGGACATCAAAAAACGTCCGGAGGCAGAGGTTCAGCAGCGCGTGAAGGCAGCCTTGGCGCAGGTAAAGCTGACAGGTCTGGAGGAACGCTATCCGCATGAAATGTCCGGAGGCCAGCAGCAGCGTGTGGCTATGGCGCGAGCGCTCGTCATGAACTCACCGATCATCCTGCTCGATGAGCCTCTAAGCAACCTTGATGCCAAACTGCGTGAGGAGGTCCGGGTCGAGCTTCGCGGCATTCAGCAGGAGCTTGGACTAACCGTCATTTATGTAACGCATGATCAGCTGGAGGCCTTGTCGATGTCGGACTATATTGTGGTCTTCAATAAGGGGAAGATTGACCAATACGGCACGCCGCATGAAATATATTATAAACCGCGGACCCGTTATGTGGCCGATTTCATCGGGACGACCAATTTCATCGACGGCGTGGTTGAACGCCAGGAGGGAAATATGGCAACGGTTGCTTACGGAAAAGGCCGGAAGGCAACTATCCCGACCGATGGATTATGGTCCACGGGCGAAAAGGTCATCCTTAGCGTCCGTCCGGAGTCGCTGCGTATGAGCCCGCCGGAGGCTTATGACTTCTATATGAAGGGCAAGGTACAGTCTTCCATGTTCCTTGGCGAGAAGGAAAGGTATTTCATTCTGGATGATGAAGGCAAGGAATGGATCGTAGATGCCTATGATATCGGTCATATTTCATATGAGGGCGAGGTCACCTTTGCTGCAACGGCAGATAAAATACACATGATGAAAGCCGAGGACAACTAA
- a CDS encoding iron ABC transporter permease → MKEKKGTGESLKRLLKDPSSLVLVLTSFIVLILFVIYPLIVVVFTSGFDNWGTFFSKARYGKALLNTVVSSSLSAFTATVIGFIYAYAIHYSNIAGKKFFRFIAFIPLLAPSVMSGLAFLLLFGRGGMISHWMNSVFHVELDLYGLPGLWIVQTISYFPLAYMTITGVLRSISPNLEIAAQNLGARGFRLFRTITFKLALPGVINAFLLVAINCFADFGNPKLIGGNYSLLAVEIYGEIINNEPGLASVMGIILVIPALLVFWVQNKVLSKGSYSTVTGKPVSGLKRITTSKRTDLLLFIFNTIISIFIISMFAITILFAFTKNFGRDNTFTLEHMMKVVFSSSSPAVLNSLVLSLVSAILAVAFALVLAYIVVRKPFPGKKLLDFSAVLPIALPGTFVGLALIVTFSKGPIVLQGSAALIVIAMLLKQMPVGYRGLTASFKQVDKSIEEAATNLGANSRKTLTTIVFPMLQKTVVANFVYAFMKNMNTLSTIIFLITPKWVVAAVSIFNYAETGTYYWAAAVAVGLMGATLGTLGIIKLIFRSKVKIFDF, encoded by the coding sequence GAGACTCCTTAAAGATCCATCATCCCTTGTTCTCGTTTTGACCAGTTTTATCGTATTGATCCTGTTTGTCATATACCCGCTAATTGTGGTTGTCTTTACCTCGGGTTTTGATAACTGGGGCACGTTCTTCAGCAAAGCCCGCTACGGGAAGGCATTATTGAATACGGTTGTCAGTTCCTCACTGTCGGCATTTACGGCGACGGTCATCGGTTTTATTTATGCATACGCGATTCACTACAGCAATATCGCGGGCAAAAAGTTCTTCCGTTTTATTGCATTTATTCCGCTGCTGGCCCCATCGGTAATGAGCGGTCTGGCTTTTCTCCTCTTGTTCGGACGCGGCGGCATGATTTCGCATTGGATGAACTCCGTATTCCATGTTGAACTGGATTTATATGGCCTGCCGGGCTTGTGGATTGTCCAGACGATCTCGTATTTCCCACTGGCTTATATGACGATTACCGGTGTGCTGCGTTCCATTTCACCGAATCTCGAAATCGCGGCACAAAATTTAGGGGCACGGGGCTTCCGGCTGTTTCGGACGATTACGTTTAAACTCGCGCTTCCAGGTGTTATCAATGCTTTTCTGCTGGTGGCTATCAACTGTTTTGCCGACTTTGGGAATCCGAAGCTGATTGGCGGCAATTATTCGCTGCTGGCCGTGGAAATTTATGGGGAAATCATTAATAACGAGCCAGGGCTGGCATCCGTTATGGGGATCATTCTCGTTATTCCGGCACTGCTGGTTTTCTGGGTTCAAAATAAGGTATTGTCCAAAGGATCTTATTCCACCGTAACAGGCAAGCCGGTATCGGGCCTGAAACGGATTACGACATCCAAAAGAACCGATCTATTGCTCTTTATCTTTAACACAATCATTTCCATATTCATTATTTCGATGTTCGCGATTACCATTCTGTTTGCCTTTACGAAAAACTTCGGACGTGACAATACCTTTACACTCGAACATATGATGAAGGTCGTATTCAGCTCCTCCAGTCCGGCGGTTCTTAACAGTCTCGTGCTTTCACTGGTGAGTGCGATCCTGGCCGTTGCCTTTGCGCTGGTTCTTGCCTATATCGTGGTTCGCAAGCCGTTCCCAGGCAAAAAACTGCTGGATTTCAGTGCGGTTCTACCTATTGCTCTTCCGGGTACCTTCGTCGGCCTGGCTCTCATCGTGACCTTCAGCAAAGGGCCGATTGTTCTTCAGGGTTCGGCGGCATTGATTGTCATTGCCATGCTGCTCAAGCAAATGCCTGTCGGATACCGAGGATTAACCGCTTCCTTCAAGCAGGTGGACAAATCGATAGAAGAAGCTGCCACCAATCTAGGTGCGAACAGCCGTAAGACACTGACGACCATCGTGTTTCCAATGCTGCAAAAAACCGTCGTAGCCAACTTTGTCTATGCGTTTATGAAAAATATGAATACCTTAAGCACGATTATTTTCCTGATTACGCCCAAATGGGTGGTTGCGGCCGTATCGATCTTCAACTACGCGGAGACCGGAACCTATTACTGGGCGGCGGCCGTTGCGGTAGGTCTGATGGGTGCTACACTTGGTACGCTCGGCATCATCAAGCTTATTTTCCGCTCCAAGGTTAAAATATTCGATTTCTAG
- a CDS encoding extracellular solute-binding protein: MMMRKGSVILVLAAAFVLVLVWIYPGKTANPPLKVYVIFQEDEGRMLLEKFKKETGQSYEVIRMSSGEASYHLLSMNKTGIDVVLGGTADLHESLKSSGKLLRYSPRMSDKIPEAYKDKQGYWTGMYMGALAIGVNEQVWKQDPELARLPLPQRYEDLLRPELKGKIEIPDPETSGTGYTLLASLAQERGTEKAIELMHALKLQSSSTTFSGISSAQRLAVGDVAAVVSFLGDQLRFNNSGYAIRSSIPPQAGWEIGAVSILKNGGNKAAAKKLADFVLSKSAQTTYMNTAFSMPVIPNIKPNPLLASVKTDQLLSSYRFDVAASARSDLLMRWRAVNKP, from the coding sequence ATGATGATGAGGAAAGGGAGCGTGATTTTGGTGCTGGCCGCTGCCTTCGTATTGGTCTTGGTCTGGATCTATCCGGGTAAGACGGCTAACCCGCCGCTAAAGGTATATGTTATTTTTCAGGAGGATGAAGGCCGCATGCTGCTGGAAAAATTTAAGAAAGAAACAGGCCAGTCGTACGAGGTCATCCGGATGTCCAGCGGAGAGGCAAGCTATCATCTGCTGTCCATGAACAAAACCGGCATCGACGTGGTGCTGGGAGGGACTGCGGATTTGCATGAGTCGCTGAAAAGCAGCGGCAAACTGCTCCGGTATTCGCCGCGAATGAGCGATAAAATCCCTGAGGCTTATAAAGATAAGCAGGGGTACTGGACAGGTATGTACATGGGCGCGCTGGCAATTGGCGTGAATGAGCAGGTATGGAAGCAGGATCCCGAGCTCGCACGGCTCCCTCTTCCGCAGCGCTACGAGGACTTGCTTCGACCTGAACTGAAGGGGAAGATTGAGATTCCCGATCCGGAGACATCCGGGACAGGTTACACGCTCCTGGCCTCACTTGCACAGGAGCGGGGAACGGAAAAGGCCATTGAGCTAATGCATGCGCTAAAGCTGCAGAGCTCATCAACTACCTTTTCCGGCATTTCCTCAGCGCAGCGCCTGGCTGTAGGAGATGTCGCGGCAGTGGTCAGCTTTCTGGGCGACCAGCTGCGGTTTAACAACTCCGGATATGCTATCCGCTCTTCCATTCCGCCGCAGGCGGGATGGGAAATCGGTGCGGTCTCCATTCTCAAGAACGGAGGCAATAAGGCGGCCGCGAAGAAGCTTGCTGATTTTGTACTCTCCAAGAGCGCTCAAACCACATACATGAACACAGCCTTTTCAATGCCGGTCATCCCTAATATCAAGCCTAATCCGCTGCTTGCTTCGGTTAAGACGGATCAGCTGCTGAGCAGCTACCGGTTTGATGTGGCTGCTTCGGCGCGATCAGACCTGCTTATGCGGTGGCGGGCCGTGAACAAACCCTAA